A region of the Sebaldella sp. S0638 genome:
ATCTCGTAAAGTGATATATTCTAATCACGAAAAGAGATAAAGGAGGTGTTAGTATGGCACTCAAAGACGAACTAAGAAAATTAAGGGGAGATAAGCGGAGAGATGAAGTTGCGCGAGATTTGAACATAGCTGTATCGACTTTAAGTATGTACGAAAATGGTAAAAGAATACCACGAGATGAGATAAAAAAGAAAATAGCCAAGTATTATAAGGTGTCTATAGAGAAACTTTTTTTTGCATAGTTTTATCACGTATAGAGATAAGAACCGCATATAGTGACATTACCAAAAAACTTCATAAAACCCGAAAGGAGAGATGACCTATGGATATAGAAAAACTAACAAGTAAACTAAACCAGTTAAA
Encoded here:
- a CDS encoding helix-turn-helix transcriptional regulator, whose protein sequence is MALKDELRKLRGDKRRDEVARDLNIAVSTLSMYENGKRIPRDEIKKKIAKYYKVSIEKLFFA